The following are encoded together in the Humulus lupulus chromosome 5, drHumLupu1.1, whole genome shotgun sequence genome:
- the LOC133779703 gene encoding uncharacterized protein LOC133779703 gives MTTNAAYLEHGILPNNRNESRKLMRKAARNLIPDGVMYRREFSMPFLRFGLPQKIVSNNRIQFDSQLFTDFCAKNGITKSFSAISHLQANRQVETVNKTLKDTLKKHLEEAKRNWLEKLPEVLWSYRTIKQTSTSDTPFALAYGYEAMLPVEVTPPSHRHTAYNQDLQLVLVPRYWNGEHLQKYYQ, from the exons ATGACCACGAATGCAGCTTATCTGGAACACGGCATCCTGCCCAACAATCGCAATGAATCCAGGAAACTAATGAGGAAAGCTGCTCGGAACCTAATCCCGGATGGGGTTATGTACAGAAGGGAGTTTTCCATGCCATTTCTCAG ATTTGGTCTACCACAGAAAATAGTGTCTAACAACAGAATCCAGTTTGACAGCCAACTGTTTACTGATTTTTGTGCCAAgaatggcatcacaaaaagtttctcagcAATCTCGCACCTTCAAGCAAATAGACAGGTAGAAAcagttaataaaactctcaaagacactctgaagaagcaTCTAGAAGAGGCTAAGCGTAACTGGCTAGAGAAACTGCCTGAAGTACTATGGTCATACAGAACTATCAAGCAAACATCTACTAGTGACACCCCCTTTGCACTTGCATATGGATACGAAGCAATGCTGCCAGTAGAAGTAACTCCACCATCTCACCGACATACAGCATACAACCAAGATCTCCAGTTAGTACTTGTCCCCCGTtactggaatggggaacacctgcagaagtactaccaataa